From a region of the Mercurialis annua linkage group LG1-X, ddMerAnnu1.2, whole genome shotgun sequence genome:
- the LOC126685969 gene encoding protein RADIALIS-like 5 isoform X2, translating to MASSYFSSSPHGSSSSWTPKQNKLFEKALAKYDKDTPERWQNVAKAVGGKSPEEVKRHYDRLVEDLIYIESGQAPLPNYKTTGVKGRGIGEEQRLMKNLRLQ from the exons ATGGCATCAAGCTACTTTTCATCTTCTCCGCACGGTTCTAGCTCATCCTGGACACCCAAACAAAACAAGCTATTCGAAAAAGCGCTAGCCAAGTATGACAAGGATACCCCAGAGCGCTGGCAAAATGTTGCCAAGGCTGTGGGTGGAAAGTCTCCTGAAGAAGTAAAGAGGCATTATGATCGTCTAGTGGAGGATCTCATTTACATAGAATCTGGCCAAGCTCCACTTCCCAACTATAAAACTACTGGAGTTAAAGGTAGAGGAATTGGCGAAGAACAGAG GTTGATGAAGAATCTAAGGCTGCAGTAA
- the LOC126685969 gene encoding protein RADIALIS-like 5 isoform X1: MASSYFSSSPHGSSSSWTPKQNKLFEKALAKYDKDTPERWQNVAKAVGGKSPEEVKRHYDRLVEDLIYIESGQAPLPNYKTTGVKGRGIGEEQSRLMKNLRLQ; this comes from the exons ATGGCATCAAGCTACTTTTCATCTTCTCCGCACGGTTCTAGCTCATCCTGGACACCCAAACAAAACAAGCTATTCGAAAAAGCGCTAGCCAAGTATGACAAGGATACCCCAGAGCGCTGGCAAAATGTTGCCAAGGCTGTGGGTGGAAAGTCTCCTGAAGAAGTAAAGAGGCATTATGATCGTCTAGTGGAGGATCTCATTTACATAGAATCTGGCCAAGCTCCACTTCCCAACTATAAAACTACTGGAGTTAAAGGTAGAGGAATTGGCGAAGAACAGAG caGGTTGATGAAGAATCTAAGGCTGCAGTAA
- the LOC126685969 gene encoding protein RADIALIS-like 3 isoform X3 yields the protein MASSYFSSSPHGSSSSWTPKQNKLFEKALAKYDKDTPERWQNVAKAVGGKSPEEVKRHYDRLVEDLIYIESGQAPLPNYKTTGVKGRGIGEEQR from the coding sequence ATGGCATCAAGCTACTTTTCATCTTCTCCGCACGGTTCTAGCTCATCCTGGACACCCAAACAAAACAAGCTATTCGAAAAAGCGCTAGCCAAGTATGACAAGGATACCCCAGAGCGCTGGCAAAATGTTGCCAAGGCTGTGGGTGGAAAGTCTCCTGAAGAAGTAAAGAGGCATTATGATCGTCTAGTGGAGGATCTCATTTACATAGAATCTGGCCAAGCTCCACTTCCCAACTATAAAACTACTGGAGTTAAAGGTAGAGGAATTGGCGAAGAACAGAGGTAG